One window from the genome of Bubalus kerabau isolate K-KA32 ecotype Philippines breed swamp buffalo chromosome 17, PCC_UOA_SB_1v2, whole genome shotgun sequence encodes:
- the ZNF579 gene encoding zinc finger protein 579 — MDPQPPPPAQGSPPHRGRGRGRGRGRGRGRGRGRGGAGAPRAPLPCPTCGRLFRFPYYLSRHRLSHSGLRPHACPLCPKAFRRPAHLSRHLRGHGPQPPLRCAACPRTFPEPAQLRRHLAQEHAGGGVELAIDRAAKEAAESGWGPQDKAAEQPPGAGAEEEDAAAEEEAAARPEPWAAGEPGTPAAATSAGPREPEGAEAEAGAAELRAELALAAGRQEEKQVLLQADWTLLCLRCREAFATKGELKAHPCLRPEGDQEGEGGPPPRPKRHQCSICLKAFARPWSLSRHRLVHSTDRPFVCTDCGLAFRLASYLRQHRRVHGALSLLAPLPAAAKKDDKAVAAGGRTSGRGPEGGEGAEGGPGGQNGGEAAPARAPAGEPRFWCPECGKGFRRRAHLRQHGVTHSGARPFQCVRCQREFKRLADLARHAQVHAGGPAPHPCPHCSRRFSRAYSLLRHQRCHRAELERAAAAQQALQAPASPARAPPPPAGQETEGLPLPLDHIKEEPPSPGSPPQSPAAAPPVFLSASCFDSQDHSAFEMEEEETESKAHLRGLGGLAS, encoded by the coding sequence ATGGATCCGCAGCCCCCTCCACCAGCCCAGGGCAGCCCACCTcaccggggccggggccggggccggggcagAGGCCGTGGGAGAGGCCGAGGCCGTGGCCGGGGAGGCGCCGGAGCCCCCCGggcccccctgccctgccccacgtGTGGCCGCCTCTTCCGCTTCCCCTACTACCTCTCCCGGCACCGGCTGAGCCACTCGGGCCTGCGGCCCCACGCCTGCCCCCTGTGCCCCAAGGCCTTCCGCCGGCCGGCCCACCTCTCCCGCCACCTGCGTGGCCACGGGCCGCAGCCCCCGCTGCGCTGCGCCGCCTGCCCTCGCACTTTCCCCGAGCCGGCGCAACTCCGGCGCCACCTGGCCCAGGAGCACGCAGGAGGCGGCGTTGAGCTGGCCATCGACAGGGCAGCCAAGGAGGCAGCCGAGTCCGGCTGGGGCCCGCAGGACAAGGCCGCCGAGCAGCCACCCGGCGCCGGAGCCGAGGAGGAAGACGCAGCGGCTGAGGAGGAGGCAGCGGCGCGACCCGAGCCGTGGGCCGCGGGGGAGCCAGGCACGCCAGCGGCCGCCACAAGCGCGGGGCCCCGTGAGCCGGAGGGGGCCGAGGCCGAGGCCGGGGCGGCCGAGCTCAGGGCCGAGCTGGCGCTGGCGGCcgggcggcaggaggagaagcaggtccTGCTGCAGGCCGACTGGACGCTGCTGTGTCTCCGCTGCCGGGAGGCCTTCGCCACCAAGGGCGAGCTCAAAGCGCACCCGTGCCTGCGCCCCGAGGGCGACCAGGAGGGCGAGGGGGGACCCCCGCCGCGCCCCAAGCGCCACCAGTGCTCCATTTGCCTCAAGGCCTTCGCCAGGCCCTGGTCGCTGTCCCGCCACCGGCTGGTCCACTCCACCGACCGCCCCTTCGTGTGCACGGACTGCGGCCTGGCGTTCCGCTTGGCCTCCTACCTCCGCCAGCACCGCCGCGTCCACGGCGCACTCAGCCTGCTGGCCCCGCTGCCCGCGGCGGCCAAGAAGGACGACAAGGCGGTGGCGGCGGGCGGCCGGACCTCAGGGAGGGGGCCCGAGGGGGGCGAAGGGGCGGAGGGCGGGCCGGGTGGGCAGAACGGAGGCGAGGCGGCCCCGGCCCGGGCCCCGGCCGGCGAGCCCCGCTTCTGGTGCCCCGAGTGCGGCAAGGGCTTCCGGCGCCGGGCACACCTGCGGCAGCACGGGGTGACCCACTCGGGCGCACGGCCCTTCCAGTGCGTGCGCTGCCAGCGGGAGTTCAAGCGGCTGGCCGACCTGGCGCGCCACGCGCAGGTGCACGCCGGGGGCCCGGCCCCGCACCCCTGCCCGCACTGCTCTCGCCGCTTCTCCCGCGCCTACAGCCTGCTGCGCCACCAGCGCTGCCACCGTGCCGAGCTGGAGAGGGCCGCCGCCGCGCAGCAGGCGCTGCAGGCCCCGGCCTCGCCAGCGCGCGCCCCGCCGCCCCCCGCGGGCCAGGAGACCGAGGGGCTCCCGCTGCCCCTCGACCACATCAAGGAAGAGCCGCCATCCCCGGGGTCCCCGCCCCAGTCGCCGGCGGCGGCACCCCCTGTCTTCCTCAGCGCCTCCTGCTTCGACAGCCAAGACCACTCAGCTTTCgagatggaggaagaggagactgagagcaAGGCTCACCTGCGCGGTCTGGGGGGCCTGGCCTCCTGA
- the FIZ1 gene encoding flt3-interacting zinc finger protein 1 isoform X1: MSPCSRESPHPPLPLHRAAMDDAPLPAPPLPARAPAPGPAPPAAAPRVPFHCSECGKSFRYRSDLRRHFARHTALKPHACPRCGKGFKHSFNLANHLRSHTGERPYRCSACPKGFRDSTGLLHHQVVHTGEKPYCCLVCELRFSSRSSLGRHLKRQHRGALPSPLQPGAGLPALSAPCSVCCNVGPCSVCGGSGAGGGGAGGEGPEGAGAGAGGWGLAEAAAAAAAASLPPFACGACARRFDQGRELAAHWAAHTDVKPFKCPRCERDFNAPALLERHKLTHDLQGPGAPPAQAWAPGAAGEGGEAQPAWDGGLLLGRAGGGVPELGVLLPEGGGEAPAEPSEDTLYQCDCGTFFASAAALASHLEAHSGPAAYGCGHCGALYAALAALEEHRRASHGEGAGAGAGSAEAVAAPAREGESPSGEPASASGRGKKIFGCSECEKLFRSPRDLERHVLVHTGEKPFPCLECGKFFRHECYLKRHRLLHGAERPFPCHVCGKGFITLSNLSRHLKLHRGMD; the protein is encoded by the exons ATGTCTCCCTGCTCCAGAGAGAGCCCCCACCCGCCACTGCCCTTGCACCGCGCCGCCATGGATGACGCGCCACTGCCAGCGCCCCCGCTCCCCGCCCGGGCCCCGGCCCCGGGCCCGGCTCCGCCCGCTGCTGCCCCCCGCGTCCCGTTTCACTGCAGTGAGTGTGGCAAGAGCTTTCGCTACCGCTCGGATCTGCGGCGCCACTTCGCTCGGCACACTGCGCTCAAACCCCACGCGTGTCCGCGCTGCGGCAAGGGCTTCAAGCACAGCTTCAACCTAGCCAACCACCTGCGCTCGCACACCGGCGAGCGACCCTACCGCTGCTCCGCCTGCCCCAAGGGGTTCCGAGACTCCACCGGCCTGCTGCATCACCAG GTCGTCCACACTGGTGAGAAGCCCTACTGCTGCCTCGTCTGTGAGCTCCGCTTCTCCTCGCGCTCCAGCCTGGGCCGCCACCTCAAGCGCCAGCATCGTGGGGCGCTCCCGTCCCCGCTGCAGCCCGGCGCAGGCCTGCCAGCCCTGAGCGCGCCCTGCTCGGTCTGCTGCAACGTGGGGCCCTGCTCGGTGTGCGGGGGCTCaggggcgggcgggggcggcgCCGGCGGCGAGGGTCCAGAGGGGGCAGGTGCCGGCGCGGGGGGCTGGGGGCTAGCTGAGGCCGCGGCGGCCGCAGCGGCGGCCTCCCTGCCCCCGTTCGCTTGTGGCGCGTGCGCTCGGCGCTTCGACCAGGGCCGTGAGTTGGCGGCCCACTGGGCGGCGCACACCGACGTGAAGCCCTTCAAGTGCCCTCGCTGCGAGCGCGACTTCAACGCGCCCGCGCTGCTGGAGCGACACAAGCTGACCCACGACCTGCAGGGCCCCGGCGCGCCCCCGGCGCAGGCCTGGGCCCCCGGGGCCGCCGGCGAGGGCGGCGAGGCTCAGCCAGCCTGGGACGGCGGGCTGCTCCTGGGCCGCGCCGGGGGCGGCGTGCCTGAGCTGGGGGTGCTGCTCCCCGAGGGCGGCGGCGAGGCGCCCGCGGAGCCGTCGGAAGACACGCTGTACCAGTGCGACTGCGGGACCTTCTTCGCGTCGGCGGCGGCGCTGGCCAGCCACCTGGAGGCGCACTCGGGCCCCGCGGCCTACGGCTGCGGCCACTGCGGGGCGCTGTACGCGGCGCTGGCGGCCCTGGAGGAGCACCGGCGCGCCAGCCACGGCGAGGGCGCAGGCGCAGGCGCGGGCAGCGCAGAGGCGGTGGCAGCGCCCGCCCGCGAGGGGGAGTCTCCGTCCGGGGAGCCCGCGTCTGCCTCAGGCCGCGGCAAGAAGATCTTTGGCTGCTCCGAGTGCGAGAAGCTGTTCCGCTCGCCGCGCGACCTGGAGCGGCACGTGCTGGTGCACACGGGCGAGAAGCCGTTCCCGTGCCTGGAGTGCGGCAAGTTCTTCCGTCACGAGTGCTACCTCAAACGCCACCGGCTGCTGCACGGCGCCGAGCGGCCCTTCCCCTGCCATGTCTGCGGCAAGGGCTTCATCACGCTCAGCAACCTCTCCAGACACCTGAAGCTGCACCGGGGCATGGACTGA
- the FIZ1 gene encoding flt3-interacting zinc finger protein 1 isoform X2, producing the protein MDDAPLPAPPLPARAPAPGPAPPAAAPRVPFHCSECGKSFRYRSDLRRHFARHTALKPHACPRCGKGFKHSFNLANHLRSHTGERPYRCSACPKGFRDSTGLLHHQVVHTGEKPYCCLVCELRFSSRSSLGRHLKRQHRGALPSPLQPGAGLPALSAPCSVCCNVGPCSVCGGSGAGGGGAGGEGPEGAGAGAGGWGLAEAAAAAAAASLPPFACGACARRFDQGRELAAHWAAHTDVKPFKCPRCERDFNAPALLERHKLTHDLQGPGAPPAQAWAPGAAGEGGEAQPAWDGGLLLGRAGGGVPELGVLLPEGGGEAPAEPSEDTLYQCDCGTFFASAAALASHLEAHSGPAAYGCGHCGALYAALAALEEHRRASHGEGAGAGAGSAEAVAAPAREGESPSGEPASASGRGKKIFGCSECEKLFRSPRDLERHVLVHTGEKPFPCLECGKFFRHECYLKRHRLLHGAERPFPCHVCGKGFITLSNLSRHLKLHRGMD; encoded by the exons ATGGATGACGCGCCACTGCCAGCGCCCCCGCTCCCCGCCCGGGCCCCGGCCCCGGGCCCGGCTCCGCCCGCTGCTGCCCCCCGCGTCCCGTTTCACTGCAGTGAGTGTGGCAAGAGCTTTCGCTACCGCTCGGATCTGCGGCGCCACTTCGCTCGGCACACTGCGCTCAAACCCCACGCGTGTCCGCGCTGCGGCAAGGGCTTCAAGCACAGCTTCAACCTAGCCAACCACCTGCGCTCGCACACCGGCGAGCGACCCTACCGCTGCTCCGCCTGCCCCAAGGGGTTCCGAGACTCCACCGGCCTGCTGCATCACCAG GTCGTCCACACTGGTGAGAAGCCCTACTGCTGCCTCGTCTGTGAGCTCCGCTTCTCCTCGCGCTCCAGCCTGGGCCGCCACCTCAAGCGCCAGCATCGTGGGGCGCTCCCGTCCCCGCTGCAGCCCGGCGCAGGCCTGCCAGCCCTGAGCGCGCCCTGCTCGGTCTGCTGCAACGTGGGGCCCTGCTCGGTGTGCGGGGGCTCaggggcgggcgggggcggcgCCGGCGGCGAGGGTCCAGAGGGGGCAGGTGCCGGCGCGGGGGGCTGGGGGCTAGCTGAGGCCGCGGCGGCCGCAGCGGCGGCCTCCCTGCCCCCGTTCGCTTGTGGCGCGTGCGCTCGGCGCTTCGACCAGGGCCGTGAGTTGGCGGCCCACTGGGCGGCGCACACCGACGTGAAGCCCTTCAAGTGCCCTCGCTGCGAGCGCGACTTCAACGCGCCCGCGCTGCTGGAGCGACACAAGCTGACCCACGACCTGCAGGGCCCCGGCGCGCCCCCGGCGCAGGCCTGGGCCCCCGGGGCCGCCGGCGAGGGCGGCGAGGCTCAGCCAGCCTGGGACGGCGGGCTGCTCCTGGGCCGCGCCGGGGGCGGCGTGCCTGAGCTGGGGGTGCTGCTCCCCGAGGGCGGCGGCGAGGCGCCCGCGGAGCCGTCGGAAGACACGCTGTACCAGTGCGACTGCGGGACCTTCTTCGCGTCGGCGGCGGCGCTGGCCAGCCACCTGGAGGCGCACTCGGGCCCCGCGGCCTACGGCTGCGGCCACTGCGGGGCGCTGTACGCGGCGCTGGCGGCCCTGGAGGAGCACCGGCGCGCCAGCCACGGCGAGGGCGCAGGCGCAGGCGCGGGCAGCGCAGAGGCGGTGGCAGCGCCCGCCCGCGAGGGGGAGTCTCCGTCCGGGGAGCCCGCGTCTGCCTCAGGCCGCGGCAAGAAGATCTTTGGCTGCTCCGAGTGCGAGAAGCTGTTCCGCTCGCCGCGCGACCTGGAGCGGCACGTGCTGGTGCACACGGGCGAGAAGCCGTTCCCGTGCCTGGAGTGCGGCAAGTTCTTCCGTCACGAGTGCTACCTCAAACGCCACCGGCTGCTGCACGGCGCCGAGCGGCCCTTCCCCTGCCATGTCTGCGGCAAGGGCTTCATCACGCTCAGCAACCTCTCCAGACACCTGAAGCTGCACCGGGGCATGGACTGA
- the ZNF524 gene encoding zinc finger protein 524, whose protein sequence is MDTPSPDPWPSPLPEEEEKPLALPPPVPRGRRGRSLGGATSSHRTLKASLPRKRGRPAKSEQEPPLAQGVSAPVGSGDSSDLLLIDDQGVPYTVSEGSVAGGPESSGPGPKKAPHFCPVCLRAFPYLSDLERHSISHSELKPHECKDCGKTFKRSSHLRRHCNIHAGLRPFRCPLCPRRFREAGELAHHHRVHSGERPYQCPVCRLRFMETNTLRRHAKRKHPEAMEAPLCPADPEPEAQWDDDGIPATAGADDDEEELEGKELA, encoded by the coding sequence ATGGACACCCCCAGCCCAGACCCGTGGCCTTCGCCTTTGcctgaggaagaagagaaacCTCTGGCTTTAccgcctcctgttccccggggcCGCCGAGGCCGAAGTCTTGGGGGGGCCACCTCCTCCCACCGGACGCTCAAGGCCTCCCTCCCGCGTAAGCGGGGCCGCCCCGCCAAGTCAGAGCAGGAGCCCCCCCTGGCACAGGGGGTGAGCGCCCCGGTGGGCAGCGGCGATAGCAGTGACCTCCTGCTGATCGATGATCAGGGTGTGCCCTACACGGTCTCCGAAGGGTCAGTGGCCGGCGGGCCCGAGAGCTCCGGCCCCGGCCCTAAGAAGGCGCCGCACTTCTGCCCGGTGTGCCTTCGGGCCTTCCCCTACCTCTCCGACCTGGAGCGTCACAGCATCTCACACTCAGAGCTGAAGCCGCATGAGTGCAAGGATTGCGGCAAGACCTTCAAGCGGTCCAGCCACCTGCGGCGGCACTGCAACATCCATGCGGGCCTGCGGCCCTTCCGCTGCCCGCTCTGCCCCCGCCGCTTTCGAGAGGCAGGCGAGCTGGCCCACCACCACCGCGTCCACTCCGGCGAGCGCCCCTACCAGTGCCCGGTGTGCCGGCTGCGCTTCATGGAGACCAACACGCTCCGGCGCCACGCCAAACGCAAGCACCCCGAGGCCATGGAGGCACCTCTGTGTCCTGCGGACCCAGAGCCTGAAGCGCAGTGGGACGACGACGGTATCCCGGCCACGGCAGGGGCCGACGACgacgaggaagagctggaggggaAAGAGCTGGCCTGA